TACGATATCAAGGTTCTTCATGATGATGCCTTTATCATCTCCGAAAAAGACGGCTCTTCGATTGCTCTAGAGCCTGCTTACTTTGATAAGACACAGGATTACCCAACAGGACACCGCGAGCAGGATTACTTTGTGACTATCCAAAACTGTGGCGTTACTTTGGATAAGGACGGTCGCAAACGCTTGGTCACTGAGGATGTCCGTAACGGTAACGGTCGTACGGTCAAGTCTCGCTATTCTACACCAAATCGTGTGGATCGTATCGAAGATGGTATCCAGTCTATCTTCTGGATCATGAAGGACGATTCACTACCTCCTCTTGTTAAGGTTAATGACCCTATTCTGGCATCAACCATGGGCTGTACTCTCATGACCATGCGTTCTAGCGCTGAAAATACTTCGGATAGTTTAAATAGCCTCATCATCGAACCTTATGCCAATCCTTTCCGTGTTTATCCTTTGGTTGAAGATTATCAAAAATTCCAAAGCCTTTTCGAGTCAGGTGTTGATTGCTATATCATCAATACTGGTTCTTATATGGGGGATAAGATTCCTAAGGAAACAACGCTTGATATGATTGAACAAATCGTTGATAAGAAAGGACTCTTTAGACCATTTGGACCAACCTCAAAACTTGAATTTTTGGACTACCCAGATTTCCCAGTTAAGAACTTTGATGTCAATTATAAACAGTTAATCAAGGACCGCATGCAGGCTCGTCTCAACTTCCTACTCAATTTCAACCACGACAATCTTGACAATCCACTTCCAGCAGAAGCTCTTTTACACTTAGAAGATTTACTCAAAGAATTGGATTAAAAAGCAAAAACGAGAGACTCGGCATCTCTCGTTTTTAAACGGTTAATGATTCTAATACTCTAAGAAAATCAAAATAGGAAAAAAGCAACAGATAGAACTCAAGTTTATGAAGGTAAACTTGACAAGATCAAATTTTGGTTTTTAATGAGTCTAAAAAATAATCATCGGCACTTAGACAAGGCAAACTTGTCTCTTTTTGATAGGCTTCTAAAAAATAGGGAAAATGTGTGCAACCAAAGACAACGGCTTCTACACCTAAAGCTTCAAAGAGTTGAATAGTATCTTTCAAACCCATACTTGCTACAATTTGCTCAGCTGGGGCTTTGTTTTCAATGGCTTCAACCCAATCTAGGCTAGACATCGCGTGTACTCTACTACGTGGATTCTTCCAAGCGATGACACGTTCAATACCTGCACTGCCTTGTGCATTGGCTGCGAGAAGCCCCATGGTCTGATAGGACATGGCGAGGTCACGGTAGAAATGCAAGGGTGTCAGAATTTCCAAAGATAAAGCATCCGAAAGCTCATCAAAATCGACGGAACTGCTCAAAGAGTTGCAATAAACCAAGACTTGCGTCACGCCTTTTGCCTGAAAATCCTTTAAAACAGCCGTCAGGTGGGCTTTTTTATCTACCTCTGGCAAAACCTGAAAGACTGTCTGTTCTTCTGGATTCTGAGAAATGGCTGCGCTGATATAGTTGTCGGTCACGCGCTTAACCAGATCAACCCCAAAAGCTGTATCAACGGGCGTCCCTGCAATAATTCCAATCATACTGTCACCTCACCAAATATAAAGCAAGTAAGAAAATCACATTGATTGCCATTCTAATCACATGATGGCTGATGTGTGGTTTTTGGTGCATCTGAAAACCATTGCTTAAGGCTATCCCAGAAAGAGCAAATAGACCACCAGCAACCCCATAAATAGCGCTATCATTACGCTGCCATAAGTAACTATAAGTACAAGCCGCTATGACCAGAGTACTGAAAAGCGTTAGTAGCATATTTCTTTTGGTAATCATCCTTGCTCCTATACATCCTAGGACAGCAGAAAATAGCACAAGGACTAAATATAAACTTAAAACAAACAAAACCACTAATTGCATACGCCTTACCTATTCTTTGTATCTAAAATAATCGTTACAGGACCATCATTGACCAGAGACACCTTCATATCTGCTCCAAAAATCCCCTTTTCAACAGGGAGGTATTCAGCCAAAGCTGCGTTAAATTGATCATAGAAATCACTTGCCATATCTGGCTTTGCAGCACCCGTAAAGGCTGGACGATTCCCCTTTTTAGTGTCCCCATAAAGGGTAAATTGAGAAATCGACAAGATGCTCCCCTTGATATCTTGAACGGACAAATTCATCTTATCATCGGCATCAGAAAAGATACGCATATTGACAACCTTGCGCACTGCATAATCCAAGTCTTCTTGAGTATCCTCCGGACCTACTCCAACCAAGAGCATGAGTCCTTTGCCAATCTGACCGACTATTTTCTCATCAATGGTTACAGATGCCTCTGAAACCCTCTGAATGACAACTTTCATAAATTCAATTACTTTCTAAAAACATCAGAACACGCTAATCCTATTCCACTGCCATTGCTTACTTATCAAAGATAAATCACACTGAGGCAAGGAAATGAAGACGATAATACTAAAGGATATCGAGTCAAGCTGACAAAGTATAGAGACAAATACTCTATCCATTCAAAGTCGAAAGCTAAGGCTTTCCCTATCTGCAACCTAAAAGGTGCTATCCCCAGCACCTAGTGAGACTTAAGGATAAATCACATTGAGACGAGACAGGGTGACGAAGGCATAACTGATGTTAGGCAAGGAGCTCTAACAAAGTATCAATTGATTTAGCCTTAAGTCTCAGCCATTGGTACGCTTAACAGAATACACATCCGGAATAATCTTAATCTTATCAACAACCGAAGTCAGTTCTGAAACATTTGGAATACCAAAGGTCACGTGAATATTGGCAAATTTCATATCTCTACTTGGTTGCGCATGGAAAGAAGAAATATTTTTGGTAGCATTGGACACGATTTGAATAACGTCGTTGAGAATCCCTGAGCGATTAAGGCCATAGATATCGATTTCAGCTTGATACTCTTTCCGCGAATTAGCATCATCCCACTCTACCTCAATCAAACGTTGTTCATAGCCCTCTTGACTCTTGATATTATGACAATCTTGACGGTGAATAGCAACTCCACGCCCTTTGGTGATATAGCCTTCAATAGGATCACCTGGAACTGGGCTACAACATTTGGCGATACGCATGAGAAGTCCCGAGGCTCCTTGAATGATAACACCATTTTCATCACTCTTAACCTTCAAGACATCCTTCTTCTCAGCCTTAACCTCTCCACCCTTCATAAGCTCTTCGGCTTCTGCCTTGACTCGAGCACGCTCTTCTTCACGACGCTCTTTTTCAGTCAATTTATTAAAGACACTAACAGGGCTGATATCCCCGAAGCCTACAGCTGCATAAAGAGCTTCTTCACTTTTTACGCTAAGTCTTGGAAGAATTTCCTCAATATGTTTCTTCTCAAGATACTTGTTAGCAACATATCCTTGTTCTTGGAAATAGTCCACCAAGAGCTCACGCCCCTTGTTGACAGACATTTCCTTGTCTTGGTTCTTGAAAAACTGACGGATTTTATTGCGAGCCTTAGTTGTTTTGACCATCTTAATCCAGTCACGACTAGGACCAAAAGAATTACTATTCGTCACGATTTCAACCACATCGCCCGTTTTTAATTTGGCAGTCAGAGGAACCATACGACCATTAACCTTAGCACCCGTAGCTTTTTCACCAACTTGGGTATGGATAGCATAGGCAAAGTCAATCGGTCCTGAATCTTTCGGCAATTCTTGCACAGCACCTGTTGGTGTGAAGACATAAATCCGTTCTGAGAAGATATCTTCCTTAACAGAATCAACAAAGTCAACCGCATCACCATTGGAAGCATCCTGCAATTCAACAAGATCTTTAATCCAGTTCATGCCTAAGGCAGACTCTTTTTGATCAACCTTAGTTGTAATGCCTTTTTTATAAGCCCAGTGAGCCGCCACCCCAAACTCCGCCACTTGGTGCATATCCTTGGTACGAATTTGAATCTCAATTGGTCCCTTAGGCCCATAAACTGTCGTATGAATAGACTGATAGCCATTAGCTTTAGGATTAGCAATGTAATCTTTAAAACGACCAGGCATTGGGCGCCAGAGCTCATGAATATAACCAAGCATAGCATAGACATCGCTCTGAGTTTCCATAACGCAACGAATGGCAATCAAATCATAAATCTGATCAAAGCGTTTCTTCTTGTCACGCATTTTGCGATAGATGGAATAGATATGTTTGGGACGTCCATAGACCTCACCAAAGACCCCCTCTTCTTCTGTTGTTGACTTGATTTTATTCACAATTTCATCCACAAGTTCTTCACGTTCACGACGTTTTTCCTTCATCATGTGGGAAATTTTATAAAATTCAACTTCATTAAGATAGCGAAAAGACAGATCTTCTAGTTCCCATTTGATACGACTAATACCAAGACGGTGGG
The sequence above is drawn from the Streptococcus pluranimalium genome and encodes:
- a CDS encoding aspartate/glutamate racemase family protein: MIGIIAGTPVDTAFGVDLVKRVTDNYISAAISQNPEEQTVFQVLPEVDKKAHLTAVLKDFQAKGVTQVLVYCNSLSSSVDFDELSDALSLEILTPLHFYRDLAMSYQTMGLLAANAQGSAGIERVIAWKNPRSRVHAMSSLDWVEAIENKAPAEQIVASMGLKDTIQLFEALGVEAVVFGCTHFPYFLEAYQKETSLPCLSADDYFLDSLKTKI
- a CDS encoding phosphoenolpyruvate carboxykinase (ATP) gives rise to the protein MVTYQQFSEDVMRKSAPYFSSLKTTIETAFYENHVKTISSLEEAYRLASQAPTTVVLDMEVAHAGELGLPKDAKVLLANGGAVVGRTAKARRIFGQKPEEDDKLLPIVRDAIFNARHRTFYRADVVVGLDEAFMLRAHLMVPEDDINNLYSWLINFQILNDDYQKRLDNSVLYEDNDIYIFSDPEWSHPDYPDGLAYFDTNHNCAVILGMHYFGELKKSTLTLGWGTAARNHYVSCHGGLKIFKKEGQDSHVASFFGLSGSGKSTLTHAKHDDKYDIKVLHDDAFIISEKDGSSIALEPAYFDKTQDYPTGHREQDYFVTIQNCGVTLDKDGRKRLVTEDVRNGNGRTVKSRYSTPNRVDRIEDGIQSIFWIMKDDSLPPLVKVNDPILASTMGCTLMTMRSSAENTSDSLNSLIIEPYANPFRVYPLVEDYQKFQSLFESGVDCYIINTGSYMGDKIPKETTLDMIEQIVDKKGLFRPFGPTSKLEFLDYPDFPVKNFDVNYKQLIKDRMQARLNFLLNFNHDNLDNPLPAEALLHLEDLLKELD
- a CDS encoding RelA/SpoT family protein, coding for MAKTVDLTGQEVVALAAQYMMEEDLALVKKGLECAEKAHKEQYRKSGEPYIIHPIQVAGILAGLHLDAVTVACGFLHDVVEDTNFTLGDIEELFGKDVRNIVDGVTKLGKVEYKSHAEQLAENHRKMLMAMSKDIRVILVKLADRLHNMRTLKHLRKDKQERISRETMEIYAPLAHRLGISRIKWELEDLSFRYLNEVEFYKISHMMKEKRREREELVDEIVNKIKSTTEEEGVFGEVYGRPKHIYSIYRKMRDKKKRFDQIYDLIAIRCVMETQSDVYAMLGYIHELWRPMPGRFKDYIANPKANGYQSIHTTVYGPKGPIEIQIRTKDMHQVAEFGVAAHWAYKKGITTKVDQKESALGMNWIKDLVELQDASNGDAVDFVDSVKEDIFSERIYVFTPTGAVQELPKDSGPIDFAYAIHTQVGEKATGAKVNGRMVPLTAKLKTGDVVEIVTNSNSFGPSRDWIKMVKTTKARNKIRQFFKNQDKEMSVNKGRELLVDYFQEQGYVANKYLEKKHIEEILPRLSVKSEEALYAAVGFGDISPVSVFNKLTEKERREEERARVKAEAEELMKGGEVKAEKKDVLKVKSDENGVIIQGASGLLMRIAKCCSPVPGDPIEGYITKGRGVAIHRQDCHNIKSQEGYEQRLIEVEWDDANSRKEYQAEIDIYGLNRSGILNDVIQIVSNATKNISSFHAQPSRDMKFANIHVTFGIPNVSELTSVVDKIKIIPDVYSVKRTNG
- the dtd gene encoding D-aminoacyl-tRNA deacylase: MKVVIQRVSEASVTIDEKIVGQIGKGLMLLVGVGPEDTQEDLDYAVRKVVNMRIFSDADDKMNLSVQDIKGSILSISQFTLYGDTKKGNRPAFTGAAKPDMASDFYDQFNAALAEYLPVEKGIFGADMKVSLVNDGPVTIILDTKNR